A region from the Cryptococcus gattii WM276 chromosome H, complete sequence genome encodes:
- a CDS encoding lactoylglutathione lyase, putative (Similar to TIGR gene model, INSD accession AAW45577.1) → MSTAASNPATYKFNHTMMRIKDPKVSLPFYEKVLGMKVYYEAPGGDFTNYFLAFANGFDGVDLNKENVREKLFEREGILELCHNWGTENNANFKGYASGNEEPGRGFGHVCISVDNLEAACKRFDELGVKFKKRPEEGRMRHIAFIYDPDGYWVEIIGRDRRPA, encoded by the exons ATGTCCACTGCCGCTTCTAACCCTGCTACCTACAAGTTCAACCACACCATGATGAGGATTAAGGACCCTAAGGTGTCCCTTCCCTTCTACGAAAAGGTTCTTGGTATGAAG GTTTATTATGAGGCTCCCGGTGGTGACTTCACCAACTACTTCCTTGCTTTCGCCAACGGGTTCGACGGTGTCGACCTCAACAAGGAGAACGTCAGGGAGAAGCTCTTCGAGCGAGAAGGTATCCTTGAGCTCTGTCATAACTGGGGTACTG AGAATAATGCCAACTTCAAGGGCTACGCTTCCGGTAACGAGGAACCTGGACGAGGTTTCGGCCACGTCTGTATCAGTGTGGACAACCTCGAGGCTGCTTGCAAGCGATTTGATGAGCTCGGCGTCAAGTTCAAGAAGAGGCCCGAGGAGGGCAGGATGAGA CACATTGCCTTTATCTACGACCCTGATGGATATTGGGTCGAGATCATCGGTCGAGACCGTCGCCCAGCGTAA
- a CDS encoding 6-phosphofructo-2-kinase/fructose-2,6-bisphosphatase bifunctional enzyme, putative (Similar to TIGR gene model, INSD accession AAW45294.1), with the protein MSIPPPPPSNKSPSSTVSPSKPRSPKLKPFTPTSEKPSRTNDDDQAYPPVDPHVLAEAVSKLDMIRSAPAPMSTVTSPAASAAPSGPSSPKLSGVNPGASSTGPWAMDRTTSGDGRLSAPGTPHFGASTALLKTLDETTKVIRQSSRAPSRAPSVSGIGTVVEKPDYSEAKIVVAMVGLPARGKSYLSNRLMRYLRWLEYNVQVFNVGQLRRSKARSALQAGEGKVDHSATYFSHSNAEATKKREELAEESLESLIAWLKKEGNVGIMDATNSTIDRREKIKKRVDKEPGLQVLYLESFCDDPVVIATNIALKVRSGDPDYQGMSKEDAERDFRKRIAQYESIYQTITEPHIPFCRILNVGQRVTINKIEGYLQSRIAFYLMNLHLKPRSIYLSRHGESMYNVEGKIGGDSDLSPRGWEYARALPALIKDNIGMGPLEVWTSTLQRTQQTASYLPFEKKTWKSLDELDAGVCDGMTYEEIEQKYPEDYESRDDDKFNYRYRGGESYRDVVVRLEPVIMELERQNNILIIAHQAILRCLYAYFQAKTQQELPYINIPLHTLIKITPQAYGCQEERYPLPIAAVDTHRPRPSKGKNTIAASVAGENFSPEQPVKRDYYGDSQQGVGFGLKPEAISRALENEMEQGKLTPRAARGAELHHE; encoded by the exons ATGTCCAtaccaccaccgccaccgTCCAATAAGTCTCCCTCATCAACAGTCTCCCCCTCCAAGCCACGCTCCCCAAAACTCAAGCCTTTCACTCCGACATCCGAAAAACCTTCGCGGACCAATGACGACGATCAAGCCTACCCACCCGTCGACCCTCATGTCCTCGCCGAAGCAGTCTCTAAACTTGACATGATCCGATCAGCACCTGCACCCATGTCCACTGTAACTTCTCCCGCGGCTAGCGCGGCTCCCAGTGGTCCCAGCTCCCCAAAACTCTCTGGTGTGAACCCCGGCGCGTCATCAACCGGTCCATGGGCTATGGACCGCACAACCAGTGGAGATGGCAGGCTCAGTGCTCCTGGTACACCTCACTTCGGGGCGTCAACTGCTTT GCTGAAGACGCTGGATGAGACTACAAAGGTGATCAGGCAAAGCTCCAGGGCTCCATCACGTGCACCATCCGTGTCTGGTATCGGTACTGTCG TGGAAAAGCCTGACTATTCCGAAGCCAAAATCGTCGTCGCGATGGTTGGTCTCCCGGCCAGAGGAAAATCGTATCTCAGTAACAGGCTTATGCGATACCTTCGCTGGCTCGAATACAACGTCCAAGTTTTCAACGTTGGTCAACTCCGTCGCTCTAAAGCTCGTTCCGCTCTCCAAGccggagagggaaaggTCGACCATTCTGCGACATATTTCTCGCACTCAAATGCAGAAGCTACCAAGAAACGGGAAGAACTCGCGGAAGAATCCCTCGAGTCACTTATCGCATGGCTAAAGAAGGAAGGCAATGTGGGAATTATGGATGCGACTAACAGTACAATCGATCGAAGggagaagatcaagaagcGAGTCGATAAAGAACCGGGACTTCAAGTCTTATATCTTGAATCTTTCTGCGATGACCCCGTGGTAATCGCTACCAATATTGCACTCAAAGTCCGATCCGGTGATCCCGACTACCAAGGAATGTCAAAGGAGGACGCAGAGCGGGACTTTAGAAAGAGAATCGCTCAGTATGAGAGTATATACCAGACAATCACTGAGCCACATATTCCCTTTTGCAGGATACTGAATGTCGGGCAGAGAGTTACGATAAATAAGATTGAGGGCTATCTTCAAAGTCGAATTGCATTCTACTTGATGAACCTGCATCTCAAGCCAAGGAGTATCTATCTGTCAAGA CATGGAGAAAGTATGTATAATGTTGAAGGCAAGATTGGAGGTGACTCCGATCTCTCACCAAGAGGATGGGAGTATGCCCGCGCGCTTCCCGCTCTTATCAAAGACAACATTGGCATGGGACCTCTTGAGGTTTGGACCTCAACCCTTCAACGTACCCAACAAACTGCATCATACCTTCCTTTCGAGAAAAAGACGTGGAAATCGCTTGATGAATTGGACGCCGGTGTATGTGATGGCATGACATACGAAGAGATTGAGCAGAAATACCCAGAGGACTATGAGAGTCGAGACGACGACAAGTTCAATTATAGATATCGCGGTGGAGAGTCATACCGTGATGTCGTGGTTCGTCTTGAGCCCGTCATCATGGAACTGGAGAGGCAAAATAATATTTTGATCATTGCCCATCAAGCCATTCTTCGATGTCTGTATGCCTATTTCCAGGCCAAGACCCAACAAGAACTCCCATATATCAAC ATCCCCCTGCATACCCTTATCAAAATCACTCCTCAAGCTTATGGCTGTCAAGAAGAGCGTTATCCTCTCCCTATCGCTGCAGTAGACACCCACCGACCCCGTCCATCCAAGGGAAAGAACACCATCGCTGCTTCAGTCGCCGGAGAGAACTTTTCGCCCGAGCAGCCTGTCAAGCGAGATTATTATGGAGACTCTCAACAAGGTGTCGGATTTGGCTTGAAGCCCGAGGCGATTTCGCGGGCTTTGGAGAACGAAATGGAGCAAGGAAAGTTGACACCAAGGGCTGCTAGGGGTGCCGAGTTACATCATGAGTGA
- a CDS encoding phosphoenolpyruvate carboxykinase, putative (Similar to TIGR gene model, INSD accession AAW45296.1), producing the protein MAPRQHQHDEFESNQFLGKELKYFSQAGFDLDRIHIKRNAPVASLYEDAILNEGAVISSNGALINFSGKKTGRSPKDKRIVYEETSKDDVWWGPVNIKMDEHTFEINRERAIDYLNTRENVYVFDGFAGWDPKYRIKVRVIASRAYHALFMHNMLIRPTPEELENFGEPDFIIYNAGQFPANRFTTGMTSTTSVGVNFKRMEMVILGTEYAGEMKKGIFSVMHYLQPVKFGQLSLHSSANQGIGKNDDVTLFFGLSGTGKTTLSADANRLLIGDDEHVWSDTGVFNIEGGCYAKCINLSAEKEPEIFNAIKFGSILENVVYNPADRKPDYDDVSITENTRCAYPIEYIPNAKIPCIADRQPSNIIMLCCDAFGVLPPVSRLTPEQAQYHFVAGYTSKTPGTEDGIVEPSPTFSTCYGQPFIILHPGRYAKMLAERMEKNRVNCWLINTGWTGGKFGTGKRCPLKYTRAIVDAIHNGSLAKAEYENFPIFNLAIPKAVEGVPSDILNPEKVWPSKEAFKAELDKLGGMFQKAFAKYEADIDEKVKLSGPVFA; encoded by the exons ATGGCTCCCAGACAACATCAACACGACGAATTTGAGAGCAATCAGTTCCTCGGTAAGGAATTGAAGTACTTCTCTCAGGCCGGTTTCGACTTGGACCGAATTCACATCAAG AGAAATGCCCCTGTCGCTTCCCTCTACGAAGATGCCATTCTCAATGAGGGTGCTGTTATCTCTTCAAATGGAGCTCTTATCAACTTCTCCGGCAAGAAGACTGGTCGAAGTCCCAAGGACAAGCGAATTGTCTACGAGGAAACTAGCAAGGATGACGTCTGGTGGGGTCCCGTGAATATCAAGATGGA CGAACACACTTTCGAGATCAACCGAGAACGAGCTATCGACTACCTCAATACCCGAGAAAATGTCTATGTCTTCGATGGTTTCGCCGGCTGGGATCCCAAATACAGAATCAAGGTCCGAGTTATTGCTTCCCGAGCTTACCACGCCCTCTTCATG CACAACATGCTCATTCGACCAACTCCTGAGGAACTCGAAAATTTCGGCGAGCCCGATTTCATCATCTACAATGCTGGTCAGTTCCCTGCCAACCGATTCACCACCGGTATGACTTCCACCACCTCCGTCGGGGTCAACTTCAAGCGAATGGAGATGGTCATCCTCGGTACCGAGTATGCCGGtgagatgaagaagggtatCTTCTCTGTCATGCACTATCTCCAACCCGTCAAGTTCGGCCAGCTTTCTCTCCACTCTTCAGCCAATCAAGGTATCGGAAAGAATGACGAtgtcaccctcttcttcgGTCTTAGTGGTACCGGCAAGACCACTCTTTCCGCCGACGCTAACAGATTATTAATTGGTGACGATGAGCACGTCTGGAGTGACACTGGTGTCTTCAACATTGAGGGTGGCTGTTATGCCAAGTGTATCAACCTCTCTGCCGAAAAG GAACCCGAGATCTTCAATGCCATCAAGTTTGGTTCCATCCTCGAAAATGTTGTCTACAACCCTGCCGATCGCAAACCTGACTACGATGATGTTTCCATCACCGAGAACACCCGATGCGCCTACCCCATTGAGTACATCCCTAATGCCAAGATCCCCTGTATCGCAGACCGTCAACCCTCCAATATCATTATGCTCTGTTGCGATGCCTTCGGTGTCCTTCCTCCCGTCTCCCGACTTACTCCCGAACAGGCTCAGTACCACTTCGTTGCTGGTTACACTTCCAAGACTCCCGGTACTGAAGATGGTATCGTCGAGCCTTCGCCCACTTTCTCCACATGTTACGGTCAACCCTTCATTATCCTCCACCCCGGCAGGTACGCCAAGATGCTCGCTGAGAGGATGGAAAAGAACCGTGTCAACTGTTGGTTAATCAACACTGGTTGGACTGGTGGCAAGTTTGGTACCGGCAAACGATGCCCTCTCAAGTACACCCGAGCAATCGTCGACGCCATTCACAACGGCTCTCTCGCCAAGGCCGAGTACGAAAACTTCCCCATCTTCAACCTCGCTATTCCCAAGGCTGTTGAGGGTGTTCCCAGTGACATATTGAACCCCGAGAAGGTCTGGCCGAGCAAGGAAGCTTTCAAGGCGGAGTTGGACAAATTGGGCGGCATGTTCCAGAAGGCGTTTGCCAAGTACGAAGCAGACATTGACGAGAAGGTGAAGTTGTCAGGTCCTGTGTTCGCGTAA
- a CDS encoding Hypothetical Protein (Similar to TIGR gene model, INSD accession AAW45636.1) has product MVTLLTLPSHLTESINDLLREDLELPDDLRRPLLEAINQPQTDVVAPLDIRDGLDSQEGRNSDGKQDSTAITSPPTIDFDLVERLSRWATSDKGRILLRQNELDPSRYTEISLLSGTEIYLDPKELERLRAAENQEKPNPYLPSYLSPAPPSFGSEYRNLTRTLSTTFNVLFSILGSAGAVYVAAVSGAGYSREKGILLGILAGLIVGIAEGVLVVLFMGRVEQDRKERHERGRKLMKGSGKALDQIEDQTQVEEGVQGKLRAKEGTESTAVPAKQIQLRRRGLKPQVQNSIREA; this is encoded by the exons ATGGTCACTCTACTTACCCTTCCTTCGCATCTTACCGAATCCATTAATGACCTACTACGCGAAGATCTCGAGCTGCCAGACGACTTGCGAAGACCCTTGCTAGAAGCTATCAACCAGCCGCAAACAGACGTTGTCGCTCCCTTAGATATCAGAGATGGTCTAGATAGCCAAGAGGGCAGGAACTCAGACGGGAAACAAGATTCCACAGCCATTACCTCGCCCCCAACGATAGACTTTGATCTGGTGGAAAGGCTGTCACGGTGGGCAACCAGCGACAAAGGGAGAATACTACTCAGGCAAAACGAGCTTG ACCCATCGCGGTATACGGAAATATCATTGTTGAGCGGTACAGAAATCTACTTAGACCCCAAAGAGTTAGAGCGATTACGAGCCGCTGAGAACCAAGAAAAG CCCAACCCATACCTTCCATCGTATCTTTCCCCTGCACCCCCATCATTCGGCTCAGAATACCGTAACCTTACTCGCACTCTTTCCACCACATTCAACGTACTCTTTTCTATCCTCGGATCCGCAGGTGCCGTCTACGTCGCCGCCGTTTCTGGGGCAGGATATTCTCGTGAGAAGGGAATCTTGCTCGGGATCCTTGCCGGACTCATAGTGGGAATTGCAGAAGGAGTATTGGTGGTGCTGTTTATGGGTAGAGTGGAACAGGACAGGAAGGAAAGGCACGAGAGGGGAAGGAAGCTTATGAAGGGATCAGGGAAAGCTCTTGACCAAATAGAAGACCAGACACAAGTCGAGGAAGGGGTGCAAGGGAAGCTGCGTGCAAAAGAAGGGACTGAGTCGACAGCTGTACCAGCAAAACAGATTCAGTTACGAAGGCGAGGGCTAAAACCTCAAGTTCAGAATAGTATACGTGAAGCATGA
- a CDS encoding uncharacterized protein (Similar to TIGR gene model, INSD accession AAW45709.1), producing MSSYYNKGDAPSWEALDQDGLDDVIDTSEYAYASRDHILFCIDAAESMHKPYPDTTDDSGQLIRGRSALHQALDVAHQIQRAKVLSGPDDSVGLLLYNVDPSAVAEDPGNYQPGNFVFQTLRTINAEEMKRLAKLIQTAKEQYEARGDDEAVETTEPEILRETFPPIEESHEMNIANIIQTCNFLFRDGGTQLKGNKRVFWITDNDMPPGSNNRQPARTSYGDLTTYGVTAETFFIDRPDHRFNPNIFWNDILDREAIDYNEDQPDPDGLSSLADLMKDLVIKTSPKRSHFHVPLKLGKDGEIVIGVSGYSMVSEQSKGASRYVKMRGQAVEEVQTKTEYTSAETGAVLKDSEIGHAYEFGNEAEVRNILEPNPWEVQAKERDKNKSQKAVDHVLEDDKERRQREDEGEHLEEEGEDDKKGIEEWLGKQKAALPKIVARTRLQFSNEEVSQFRSMGIEPQIKILGFQAASHLRFQDNLKHPFFIYPNEEEYTGSTRTFAALLNSCLKYNRHALALCRLRSNHVPEFCVLIPQEEKTSSNGQEYPPGFHLIILPYKDSIRPPPKKVTEFLQSPLIATDEQIDTMKAVIKRTRFKAAAYRPEIYPNPSLAYHYDQLQALAFEEDWDPEDPDKQALDKTMPLYGGMHSRAGEFMEEFNKEIENDERAVEKLAGATKRTKAEETTLNEWDLRNIPDMWKKGTLSQCKVQELKDWAKYYHVSLQGKTKKADIIDLVSEHLSTNKDDLAGASSKKAKK from the exons ATGTCCTCCTACTACAACAAGGGAGACGCACCTTCATGGGAAGCACTTGACCAGGACGGATTAGACGATGTGATAGACACCTCAGAA TATGCCTATGCCTCCCGCGATCACATCCTTTTCTGCATTGACGCAGCAGAATCCATGCACAAACCTTATCCAGATACGACAGATGACTCTGGACAGCTAATCCGAGGAAGAAGTGCTCTTCATCAGGCTTTAGATGTCGCACATCAAATACAGCGAGCCAAGGTACTTTCTGGACCAGACGATAGTGTTGGGCTTTTGCTGTATAACGTCGAT CCATCCGCCGTAGCAGAAGATCCTGGAAACTATCAGCCTGGTAACTTCGTCTTCCAAACATTACGCACCATCAATGCCGAAGAAATGAAGCGTCTAGCCAAACTGATACAGACCGCCAAGGAACAGTACGAAGCGCGAGGTGACGATGAAGCAGTCGAAACAACCGAACCCGAGATTCTCAGAGAGACTTTTCCTCCTATTGAAGAGTCTCATGAGATGAACATTGCAAATATTATACAGACTTGCAACTTTTTGTTCCGTGATGG TGGTACACAGCTAAAAGGAAACAAGCGCGTCTTCTGGATAACAGATAATGACATGCCCCCTGGGTCGAATAATCGTCAACCAGCTCGTACTAGTTATGGA GACTTGACGACTTATGGAGTCACCGCCGAGACGTTTTTCATAGATCGCCCTGATCACCGATTCAATCCTAATATCTTCTGGAAT GATATCCTCGACAGGGAAGCCATAGATTATAATGAAGATCAGCCAGATCCTGACGGTCTCTCGTCATTGGCGGATTTGATGAAGGACCTTGTAATAAAGACTTCTCCCAAAAGATCCCATTTCCACGTCCCATTGAAGCTTGGGAAAGATGGCGAGATTGTGATAGGTGTATCTGG ATATTCGATGGTATCGGAGCAGAGCAAAGGAGCCTCGAGATATGTCAAAATGCGAGGGCAGGCAGTTGAAGAAGTGCAGACAAAAACGGAATACACATCTGCT GAAACCGGTGCCGTTCTAAAAGATTCTGAAATCGGGCATGCCTACGAGTTTGGAAATGAAGCTGAGGTTCGAAACATCCTCGAGCCGAACCCATGGGAAGTTCAAGCGAAGGAAAGGGACAAAAACAAAAGCCAAAAGGCGGTGGACCATGTTCTGGAAGACGACAAGGAAAGACGGCAAAGggaagatgaaggggaacatttggaggaggaaggggaggatGACAAGAAAGGGATAGAAGAATGGTTAGGAAAGCAGAAAGCGGCTTTACCAAAGATCGTGGCTAGGACTCGG CTGCAATTCTCGAACGAAGAAGTCTCTCAATTTAGATCAATGGGAATCGAACCTC AGATTAAGATATTGGGCTTCCAAGCTGCTTCTCATCTACGCTTCCAAGATAACCTAAAAcatcccttcttcatctaTCCCAATGAAGAA GAATACACAGGTTCTACCCGCACTTTTGCTGCGCTCCTCAATTCTTGTTTAAAGTACAACCGCCATGCCCTTGCACTCTGTCGTTTACGTTCAAACCATGTTCCAGAATTCTGTGTTCTGATACCACAAGAGGAGAAGACTTCGAGCAACGGACAAGAATATCCACCTGGGTTCCATTTAATCATCTTACCTTACAAGGATAGCATCCGACCTCCTCCCAAAAAGGTTACCGAATTTCTTCAGTCCCCTC TCATTGCCACCGATGAGCAAATAGACACTATGAAAGCAGTCATCAAACGTACCCGATTCAAAGCCGCTGCCTATCGTCCTGAAATATACCCTAATCCCTCCTTGGCATACCACTACGACCAGCTCCAAGCCCTCGCTTTCGAAGAAGACTGGGACCCTGAAGACCCGGACAAGCAGGCGTTGGATAAAACGATGCCGCTTTATGGAGGGATGCATAGTCGGGCGGGAGAGTTTATGGAGGAATTCAATAAGGAGATTGAGAACGATGAGCGGGCAGTGGAAAAGTTGGCGGGGGCGACGAAGCGGACAAAGGCAGAGGAAACGACATTGAATGAATGGGATTTGAGGAATATTCCGGATAtgtggaagaagggaaCGTTGAGCCAG TGCAAGGTCCAAGAACTCAAAGATTGGGCGAAATACTATC ACGTCTCTTTGCAGGGCAAAACCAAAAAGGCAGACATCATCGACCTGGTATCAGAACATCTTTCCACAAATAAAGATGATCTCGCTGGTGCGAGTAGTaaaaaggcaaagaagtGA
- a CDS encoding uncharacterized protein (Similar to TIGR gene model, INSD accession AAW43832.1) yields MTMTAPFTVTFDAKHGLQLDAYLPSTSDTLNGRPFNVPVVIHYHRGGMLIGSKSDIYPPFMPAYLRSRKILLISPSYRLLFPSSADDMIEDVRSSATLSSIVPRPIGWLNLSGMVSDWLLDFWINGIDVERTMPLDTTVHDMAKADELMKTGGGAVVSEVESVLVNGKATDELGRFNLWIAWQKRGIFLDYVLSEPGLSSRLAQVPYQSRLPMIPKEKRRLLLPITPSTPPTYVLHGKEDRLVPFEESLTLENDMKEKGLSIKIDWVHGADHLLRDQKKGGWNGMVDNWEDIAKRALNWAVDLVK; encoded by the exons ATGACCATGACTGCCCCTTTTACTGTCACCTTCGATGCCAAACATGGTCTTCAGCTGGATGCTTATCTCCCTAGTACGTCAGATACATTAAATGGTCGGCCTTTCAATGTCCCTGTGGTCATACACTATCATCGCGGAGGCATGCTCATCGGCTCCAAAAGCGATATCTATCCACCGTTCATGCCAG CATATCTTCGATCTCGGAAAATCCTACTCATCTCCCCCAGCTACCGATTACTTTTCCCGTCCTCTGCAGATGATATGATAGAGGACGTGCG TAGTT CAGCGACACTCAGCAGTATCGTCCCAAGGCCTATTGGCTGGCTAAACTTGTCCGGGATGGTTAGTGACTGGCTTCTTGATTTCTGGATCAATGGCATCGATGTGGAGAGAACCATGCCACTTGATACAACAGTTCATGATATGGCCAAGGCAGATGAGTTGATGAAGACAGGTGGTGGAGCTGTGGTATCCGAAGTCGAGAGTGTGCTGGTTAATGGGAAGGCGACCGATGAGCTGGGACGCTTTAACCTCTGGATCGCATGGCAAAAGCGGGGAATCTTCCTTGACTATGTATTGTCTGAACCTGGACTCTCATCTCGACTCGCTCAAGTACCGTATCAGTCTAGGCTACCGATGATACCAAAGGAGAAACGACGGTTACTGCTCCCCATCACACCAAGTACTCCTCCCACTTACGTGCTACATGGCAAAGAAGACCGTTTGGTGCCCTTTGAAGAGAGCTTGACATTAGAAAATGACatgaaggagaaaggaCTGTCGATTAAAATTGACTGGGTTCACGGGGCTGATCATCTCTTGAGAGATCAAAAGAAGGGCGGATGGAATGGAATGGTGGATAACTGGGAAGACATAGCAAAGAGGGCTTTAAACTGGGCTGTTGATCTTGTAAAGTAA